In a genomic window of Streptomyces sp. SJL17-4:
- a CDS encoding endonuclease/exonuclease/phosphatase family protein, whose product MTYVLLSCALVWAAFLALHLALNGRWWPWLAVSLLPPLAFAAVPLALLAAAAVTGGRAAGALATGCLLAGWTQNGINLRALHRRSEVAEGLRLVSWNTQHWNQGGDPDRFYAFLRSLSADVYVLQEYLNGFEGGEVWDIDDEKRIRAAFPEHHLAVGNNSVTLSRFPPAGPPVPVGACSLRVDLRVGDGILSTYNVHIPVQLTVMNPLRPAFLRDMRRRAAARDREYAALLADLRGNPHPVLVTGDFNTSAAIGDIRRVRRASRPLRDAIGACRSLCPASWNARARLRLWRIDWTFTGGGARVGSYRFRDAEGLSDHLVQELTVTTPHV is encoded by the coding sequence GTGACCTACGTGCTGCTGTCCTGCGCCCTGGTCTGGGCGGCGTTCCTCGCCCTGCACCTCGCCCTGAACGGGCGCTGGTGGCCCTGGCTCGCGGTCTCCCTGCTGCCGCCGCTCGCCTTCGCCGCCGTCCCGCTCGCCCTGCTCGCGGCCGCCGCGGTCACCGGCGGGCGGGCGGCGGGGGCGCTCGCCACGGGCTGTCTGCTCGCGGGCTGGACGCAGAACGGGATCAACCTGCGGGCGCTGCACCGCCGTTCGGAGGTCGCGGAGGGGCTGCGGCTCGTCTCCTGGAACACTCAGCACTGGAACCAGGGCGGCGACCCGGACCGCTTCTACGCCTTTCTGCGCTCCCTCTCGGCGGACGTCTACGTCCTCCAGGAGTACCTGAACGGGTTCGAGGGCGGCGAGGTCTGGGACATCGACGACGAGAAGCGGATCCGGGCGGCGTTCCCCGAGCACCATCTGGCCGTCGGCAACAACTCCGTGACGCTGTCCCGGTTCCCGCCCGCCGGCCCGCCCGTGCCGGTCGGCGCCTGCTCGCTCCGGGTGGACCTGCGGGTCGGGGACGGCATCCTGTCCACGTACAACGTCCACATCCCCGTGCAGCTGACCGTGATGAACCCGCTGCGGCCGGCGTTCCTCCGGGACATGCGGCGCCGGGCCGCCGCACGTGACCGGGAGTACGCGGCGCTCCTCGCCGACCTGCGGGGCAACCCGCACCCGGTCCTGGTGACCGGCGACTTCAACACGAGCGCCGCCATCGGCGACATCCGCCGGGTGCGGCGGGCGTCCCGCCCGCTGCGTGACGCGATCGGGGCCTGCCGCTCGCTCTGTCCCGCCAGTTGGAACGCCCGCGCGCGGCTGCGGCTGTGGCGGATCGACTGGACGTTCACCGGTGGCGGCGCCCGGGTCGGCTCGTACCGCTTCCGTGACGCGGAGGGCCTCTCGGACCACCTGGTCCAGGAGCTGACCGTCACCACCCCCCACGTATGA